Proteins encoded in a region of the Stieleria neptunia genome:
- a CDS encoding protein kinase domain-containing protein, producing the protein MEPDSDDEKELEKSGSMADRPDRWLLRRWKNGDEKAAEVLFDRYAFRLVALVASRLNRRYRSQIDPDEVMQSAMGSFFDAARHSRIQVSHSVSLWRLLATFARRKLARSIERHSASKRGGDQTRIPLDQAAFLTEVVAADDSDADEFANDLKAELPADQFSVVEGLLAGQTQREIAESLGIDERTVRRRLSRVRQLLSPGLDESTDFPSGHPDNKGLVDSPSTSLPYVSYNQFVLGKLIGSGGFGKVYRASMQSDGSTVAVKFLRKAFWQNGEARESFVREINAASRINHAGVIRYLGYGESPHGGPYVLSEWIDGRPMQAIDRPSEQCFTKWLRQICAAIQAVHIAGMVHGDLTPANILVDDHDRITITDFGFSQASLGPSSPILGGTLGFAAPEQIDPAFGNISPKTDIYAIGGLIHWHLFGQPPNQREGIAETLIETINNERSQDDSRSQAGAILRTIMQRSLAPSPADRAATAGEIIQLLAD; encoded by the coding sequence TTGGAACCGGACAGCGACGACGAAAAAGAATTGGAAAAGTCCGGGTCGATGGCGGATCGGCCGGATCGCTGGCTGCTGCGCCGGTGGAAAAACGGAGATGAGAAAGCCGCCGAAGTCCTATTCGACCGTTACGCATTCCGGCTCGTGGCCCTGGTTGCCAGCCGTCTGAACCGTCGGTATCGATCGCAAATCGATCCGGACGAAGTCATGCAGTCGGCCATGGGAAGCTTCTTCGACGCTGCCCGGCACAGTCGCATCCAAGTCAGCCACAGCGTTTCGCTCTGGCGGTTGCTGGCGACGTTCGCCCGTCGAAAGCTTGCGCGATCGATCGAGCGTCATTCGGCGTCAAAGCGAGGCGGCGACCAAACTCGAATCCCCCTTGATCAAGCTGCGTTCCTAACCGAGGTCGTTGCAGCGGACGACTCCGACGCGGATGAATTTGCGAACGACCTGAAAGCCGAGCTACCTGCCGATCAGTTCTCCGTCGTCGAAGGGTTGCTTGCCGGCCAGACACAGCGCGAGATTGCCGAATCGCTCGGAATCGATGAGCGAACCGTGCGAAGACGACTTTCAAGAGTTCGCCAGTTGCTTTCACCTGGTCTGGATGAGTCGACGGACTTCCCCTCTGGCCATCCGGACAACAAGGGTCTCGTTGATTCGCCCTCAACGAGCTTGCCGTACGTGAGCTACAACCAATTCGTGCTTGGCAAACTGATTGGCAGCGGCGGGTTCGGCAAAGTGTATCGCGCCAGCATGCAATCCGACGGCAGCACCGTCGCGGTAAAATTCCTCCGCAAAGCGTTCTGGCAAAACGGTGAGGCTCGCGAGTCGTTCGTCCGGGAAATCAACGCTGCATCCCGCATCAATCACGCCGGTGTCATTCGCTACCTCGGCTATGGCGAGTCGCCGCACGGAGGCCCTTACGTTCTGAGCGAATGGATCGACGGCCGGCCGATGCAGGCGATCGATCGTCCCAGCGAACAGTGTTTCACAAAATGGCTACGACAAATCTGCGCAGCCATCCAGGCAGTCCACATTGCCGGAATGGTGCACGGCGACCTGACGCCGGCGAACATCCTGGTTGACGATCACGACAGGATCACCATCACGGACTTTGGATTTTCGCAAGCGTCCCTCGGCCCGTCCTCCCCGATCCTCGGTGGAACCCTCGGCTTCGCCGCCCCCGAGCAAATCGATCCCGCCTTCGGCAACATCAGCCCCAAAACCGACATCTACGCCATCGGCGGCCTCATCCACTGGCACCTCTTCGGCCAGCCCCCCAACCAACGCGAAGGCATCGCCGAAACCCTGATAGAAACCATCAACAACGAGCGATCCCAAGACGACTCCAGGTCGCAAGCCGGTGCGATCCTCCGAACGATCATGCAACGATCGCTGGCACCATCACCGGCCGACAGAGCAGCGACGGCCGGAGAGATCATTCAGCTACTTGCGGATTAA
- a CDS encoding transposase → MGEILAIGVDGIRLRYGRKYVALVYRPDAGCRRFLYVAKDCTENSFRGFVRIIPAETLAGLKFICSDMWSNYLKVAAEEAGHAVRVLDRFHVMMKLNEKIYQVRATEAKQLKQDGYESVLKNARWTLVKRPDNLTDRLNELLQYNLRSVRAILMREEFQRV, encoded by the coding sequence TTGGGCGAAATTCTGGCGATTGGGGTCGATGGAATCCGACTTCGATACGGGCGAAAGTACGTGGCGCTGGTCTATCGACCTGATGCCGGGTGCCGCCGTTTTTTGTACGTCGCGAAGGATTGCACTGAGAATAGTTTTCGCGGGTTCGTCCGGATTATACCGGCCGAGACGTTGGCAGGCCTTAAGTTCATTTGCAGCGACATGTGGTCGAATTACTTGAAGGTCGCTGCCGAAGAGGCGGGTCACGCGGTTCGAGTTCTCGATCGGTTTCACGTGATGATGAAGCTCAACGAAAAAATATATCAGGTGCGTGCAACCGAAGCCAAACAATTGAAACAGGATGGATACGAGTCCGTTCTCAAGAACGCTCGATGGACGTTAGTGAAACGTCCCGACAACCTGACGGACAGGTTGAATGAGTTACTACAATACAATCTTCGGAGTGTGCGAGCAATTCTGATGCGTGAAGAGTTTCAACGCGTCTGA
- a CDS encoding HNH endonuclease — protein sequence MTSYVLPDPNFLAACLDPQFREAARRLIIAKHFEPAERNALYHMVGLAIPDNDQIARDASFQMPDDAEQAGRNGRFRIDVAAAYAFTCALTGYRITTLDGGSIVDAAHIHQFADSRNNDPRNGLALSKNAHWLFDRGLWSTDDEFRVIVAADEFVESCPDQTSLAEYHGERLRLPFNEQLWPDRCHCRWHRKHRFRGSV from the coding sequence GTGACGTCCTACGTCCTGCCAGACCCCAATTTCCTAGCAGCATGTTTGGATCCGCAATTTCGAGAGGCTGCGCGGCGGTTAATCATTGCCAAGCACTTTGAGCCGGCCGAGCGGAACGCTCTGTACCACATGGTTGGTTTGGCCATTCCGGACAACGATCAGATCGCTCGGGACGCAAGCTTTCAGATGCCGGATGACGCTGAGCAGGCTGGCAGGAACGGGCGGTTTCGAATTGATGTCGCGGCGGCCTACGCATTCACTTGTGCCTTGACTGGCTATCGAATCACGACGCTGGACGGCGGATCGATTGTGGATGCAGCACACATTCATCAGTTCGCCGACTCGCGAAACAATGATCCTCGCAATGGATTGGCTTTGAGCAAGAACGCTCATTGGCTATTTGATCGCGGACTCTGGTCCACCGACGACGAATTTCGCGTAATCGTCGCCGCTGACGAGTTTGTCGAATCCTGCCCCGATCAAACGTCGCTTGCCGAATACCACGGCGAGCGATTACGGCTGCCATTCAACGAGCAACTCTGGCCCGACCGGTGCCACTGCCGCTGGCATCGCAAGCATCGTTTTCGAGGATCGGTATAG
- a CDS encoding indolepyruvate ferredoxin oxidoreductase subunit alpha — protein sequence MAMVVTQPCIGCKDKACLVVCPVECFHEDETMVYIDPDECIDCGACVPECPTEAIFHEDDVPEQWHRFIELNATKVRECPPAE from the coding sequence ATGGCAATGGTGGTTACGCAACCCTGCATCGGCTGCAAAGACAAGGCCTGCCTGGTGGTTTGCCCAGTCGAATGCTTTCACGAAGACGAGACGATGGTCTACATCGACCCTGATGAATGCATCGACTGCGGTGCGTGTGTTCCCGAATGCCCAACTGAAGCGATTTTCCATGAAGATGACGTGCCGGAGCAATGGCATCGTTTCATTGAATTAAACGCGACGAAGGTCAGGGAATGCCCGCCGGCGGAATAG
- a CDS encoding DUF3427 domain-containing protein — protein sequence MAAFRGADAAEKQRQLTDRILGTLAEALHDGDTEVLSIASPLRRLLAIHRSVDDDSTERPDSPLSRCSLLTGTRLDASLGSQLRKEIATCDRVDILCSFIKWSGLRVILDHLRDLVERNDDLAVRVITTSYMGATDPKAVEALSKLPRTEVRVSYDTKRTRLHAKAYLFHRNTGFSSAYVGSANLSNAALSEGLEWTTKLSQYELPYLWEKVAGTFETYWQDDEFQSFDVQSLPRLRQAISRERKAGTEPSHAINFDLRPFPFQEEILDVIAAEREVQGKRKHLIVAATGTGKTMIAAFDYARVARELGRKPRLLFIAHRKEILSQALAAFRCVLRDQNFGDLLVDGNQPEQHEHLFCSIQSYNSRNLQAESAEQFEYVVVDEFHHAAAPSYQSLLDHVQPKVLLGLTATPERTDQIDVFGWFGGRASAVIRLPDAVSRRLLCPFQYFGVADSVDLRGLHWQRGGYRIDDLDRVYTGNDMRANLVFEKVVETVLDSQDVRGLGFCCSVAHAKFMARFFDENGIPAISLSAGSTSEERSSAQQQLRERSVNFIFVVDLYNEGVDIPEVDTVLFLRPTESLTVFLQQLGRGLRLHPDKECLTVLDFIGAQRKEFRFASRFRALSDKPTTKLDEEIESGFPHLPSGCVIKLERVAQQRVLQNVRESIRLVRPRMLGSLRDLKQYLGRVPTLEDALDYFDTTLDELLKRGLWSRLLADAGLIEASEDPDEKQLAKGLRRLSHVNCPLQIQAVKEHLDHASSPVTGIAEMLHVSLWGTQHAEMSLAEADKRLRSNPVVIDDLRCVLDYRLKHSPLIASRNTTMFEPLAIHAAYTRDEILVAFGHWSFNDRPSQREGVLHLKDRKLDAFFVTLQKTENEYSPTTMYEDYLISHDQFHWQSQSNTSEQSPTGQRYIRHREKSYTPLLFVRETKNLPSGLSAPYHFLGPCKYLSHTVRRQLVLRFSDN from the coding sequence TTGGCTGCGTTTCGCGGCGCGGATGCAGCTGAGAAGCAGCGGCAGCTCACCGACAGGATTCTTGGCACGCTGGCAGAAGCGTTGCATGACGGCGATACTGAAGTGCTGAGCATTGCCAGCCCGTTGCGACGACTGCTGGCAATTCATCGGTCAGTCGACGACGATTCAACAGAAAGGCCCGACAGCCCGCTTTCGCGTTGCTCGCTACTGACGGGGACTCGTCTCGACGCGAGTCTGGGGAGTCAGCTTCGCAAGGAGATCGCAACTTGCGATCGTGTCGATATCCTCTGTTCATTTATCAAGTGGAGCGGGCTGCGCGTCATTCTGGATCATCTTCGGGATCTTGTTGAGCGGAATGATGATTTGGCCGTTCGCGTGATCACAACCAGCTACATGGGGGCAACGGATCCTAAAGCGGTTGAGGCGTTGAGCAAGCTTCCGCGAACGGAAGTAAGGGTCAGCTACGACACCAAACGAACTCGGTTGCACGCCAAAGCCTATTTGTTTCATCGCAATACTGGCTTCAGCAGTGCCTATGTCGGTTCCGCCAATTTGTCCAATGCCGCTTTGTCCGAGGGGCTTGAATGGACGACGAAGCTGAGTCAGTACGAGCTGCCGTACTTGTGGGAGAAGGTTGCGGGAACGTTTGAGACATATTGGCAAGACGATGAGTTTCAGTCGTTCGATGTTCAATCGCTGCCTCGACTTCGCCAGGCGATTAGCAGGGAGCGGAAAGCGGGAACCGAACCCAGTCATGCGATCAATTTTGACTTACGTCCGTTTCCGTTTCAGGAAGAGATTCTCGATGTCATCGCTGCCGAACGCGAGGTTCAGGGCAAACGCAAGCATCTGATTGTCGCCGCGACGGGAACCGGCAAGACGATGATTGCTGCGTTCGATTATGCACGTGTGGCCAGAGAACTCGGTCGCAAACCAAGATTGCTGTTCATCGCTCACCGCAAAGAGATCCTGAGCCAAGCCTTGGCCGCGTTTCGATGTGTGCTGCGTGATCAAAACTTTGGCGATCTTCTGGTGGACGGGAATCAGCCAGAGCAGCACGAGCACCTGTTCTGCTCGATTCAAAGCTACAACTCGCGAAATCTTCAAGCGGAGTCAGCCGAGCAGTTCGAGTATGTCGTTGTGGACGAATTTCATCACGCCGCGGCACCCAGTTACCAATCCTTGCTGGATCACGTTCAACCAAAAGTCTTGCTCGGGTTGACGGCGACACCGGAGCGGACCGATCAAATCGATGTGTTTGGCTGGTTTGGCGGACGAGCGAGCGCCGTAATTCGGTTGCCAGACGCTGTGTCACGCCGACTGCTTTGCCCATTTCAGTATTTCGGCGTTGCCGACTCTGTCGACTTGCGTGGTTTGCATTGGCAGCGCGGTGGTTATCGCATCGACGATTTGGACAGAGTGTACACCGGGAACGATATGCGTGCGAATCTGGTATTCGAAAAGGTTGTCGAAACCGTACTCGATTCGCAGGACGTGCGCGGACTGGGGTTCTGTTGCAGTGTTGCTCACGCCAAATTCATGGCCCGCTTCTTTGATGAAAACGGAATTCCGGCGATTTCATTGTCGGCTGGCTCGACTAGCGAGGAACGCAGCTCAGCTCAGCAACAGCTGCGCGAGCGCTCCGTCAACTTTATCTTTGTGGTCGACCTCTACAACGAAGGCGTTGACATCCCCGAAGTCGATACTGTGCTGTTTCTGCGACCGACCGAGAGTTTGACGGTTTTCTTGCAACAGTTAGGACGCGGGCTGCGCTTACACCCGGACAAAGAGTGTCTGACGGTGCTTGATTTCATTGGCGCTCAGCGCAAGGAGTTTCGATTCGCCAGTCGGTTCCGTGCCTTGAGCGATAAGCCGACCACGAAACTTGACGAAGAAATCGAAAGCGGTTTCCCCCATCTTCCGAGCGGTTGTGTGATCAAGCTGGAGAGAGTCGCTCAACAAAGAGTGCTACAGAATGTTCGTGAGTCCATTCGCTTGGTCCGGCCACGGATGTTGGGATCGTTGCGAGATTTGAAGCAGTACTTGGGGAGAGTACCAACACTTGAAGATGCCCTCGACTATTTCGATACGACTCTCGATGAATTGCTCAAACGTGGCCTTTGGTCGCGACTGCTGGCAGATGCAGGTCTAATCGAGGCGTCCGAGGATCCTGACGAGAAACAGCTCGCCAAAGGCCTGCGTCGCCTGAGTCACGTCAACTGCCCGTTGCAGATCCAGGCTGTAAAGGAACACCTCGATCATGCTTCAAGCCCAGTGACTGGTATCGCTGAGATGTTGCACGTTTCATTGTGGGGAACTCAGCATGCAGAGATGTCACTCGCAGAGGCTGATAAACGATTGCGGTCCAATCCGGTAGTCATCGATGACCTTCGATGCGTCTTGGACTACCGATTGAAGCACTCGCCGCTGATTGCAAGTCGAAACACAACGATGTTCGAGCCGTTGGCCATTCACGCCGCGTACACACGGGACGAAATCTTGGTAGCGTTTGGACATTGGAGTTTCAACGATCGGCCAAGTCAACGCGAGGGCGTCCTTCATCTGAAAGACCGCAAGTTGGACGCGTTCTTTGTGACGCTACAGAAGACTGAAAATGAGTACTCTCCGACGACAATGTACGAAGACTATCTGATTTCGCACGATCAGTTTCACTGGCAGTCGCAGAGCAATACGTCCGAGCAATCACCCACTGGTCAACGCTACATCCGACACCGTGAAAAGAGCTACACACCGCTACTGTTCGTGCGCGAGACCAAGAATCTGCCCTCTGGGCTTTCGGCACCGTACCATTTCCTGGGGCCGTGCAAGTATTTGAGTCACACTGTTCGGCGACAATTGGTTCTCCGCTTTAGCGACAACTAG